TTGTCAAATAAGCCTCACCACAGAAGCACTTGACAGCTTCATGAAAAACAGGATAGACAGAGGCGCACATGTTTAATGACATTGATCTTAACCACCCCGTCAAGGAGGGAACAATGAACCACCTGCGCCGTTTTGCCGTCGTGACAATTGTGTTGATTCTGGCCTCAACAGCCTGGGGCGCTGACGCTCCGGGAACCTGGAAAGACCAGGCCGAACTGGCCTATGTCGACACCAGCGGCAACACTGACGTCACCACCCTGTCTGCCAAAAACAAATTGACCTACCAGTTCACCGACCGGGTTACCGGCCTGTGGAAAGTGGAAATCCTCAATGGTAAAAGCGATGGTGAACGCAACGCCGAATCGTATTTCACTGAGCTGCGCAGCGATTATGCCTGCACGGATCTGCTCTACTACTATGCTCAGGCCAGCTGGCTCAAAGACCGTTTTGCCGATATCGACTCGCGCACGGTTCTCGGTGCCGGTAGCGGCTACAAATTTCTCACCGGCCCCAAACATCACCTGGTGGGTGAAGCGGGTCTGACCTACACCATTGAAAAACTCACTGATGATTCCGACGATGAGTACGTCGGTGGCCGCTTGTTTGGCCAGTACGACTACCAGATCAACGACACCAGCACGTTCACCCAAAATGCCGAACTGTTCCTCGACCTCGAGCAGATGAGCAACTACCGTCTCAACACGGAAACCGCACTGACCACTGCGCTGAACAGTGTGCTGTCGTTCAAAACCAGCTATGTTATCAAATACGACAACGAGCCGGCCGACGGTACCGAGCACACCGACACCATCCTCGCCGCGTCACTGGTGGCCAACTTTTAACACCAGCTCTTAGGTCAAACGTGATTCAAAACGGCCACTTTCGGGTGGCCGTTTTGGTTTATGACACAGCGCCTCCCACTCCCGACCTCAATAAAACCGATAATACATTTAAAAATCATCAGTGATACATATTGGCCAGAGCAGAACCGGCTATGCTATACCCGCCAGCGAAGAGCGAAATGTTCCGTATACGCATCCAACTGAGGTTTTAAAACCACCATGACCCGCTGGCCCTATGTTCTGTGTGCTGCTTTTCTGCTGATGGCACTCTCCCCACTGCTCAGCGCCTCAGAAGCCTTGGCGGCATCCCCCTTTTCCGGCTATATCGATCTGCGTTACCGCTACGAATATCAGCACCATTTTAACCTCAAGAGTTACGGTGAACAGCCGGTCAAAGGGGAAAGCTGCGATGGTTTCTGGCTGCAACGACTGCGCATCGGCGGCCGTTGGCAGGCCAGCGACTGGCTGACCCTTGCCGTCGGCATGCAGGATTCACGCGTGTTCGACAGTGATCTGAACAGCGAATCCTACTTCTACAATAAACGGGTCGATCACGAGAAAAACGCCTATGAAGATCAGTGGGAGCTGTATCAGACGTATCTCGAACTCACACCGTTCAGACAACACAATCTTAAACTGCGCATCGGTCGTCAATCCATCTCCTACGGCAACAACCGTATTTTCGGTCCCGGCAACTGGGGCAACAGCGGCAGTTACCATTGGGATGCCGTCAAGCTGTCGTGGCACAAGGGGGAACACTTTGTCGATCTGTTGTGGGGAGCGCACATCATCCACGAACCCGAGCAGTTTTCCCTGCATCACCGCCACGAAAACTACGGCGGCGGCTTCTACAGCCACGTTCAACTATCGCACCAGTGGGCCATCGAACCGTTTTACATCATCAAATACGATGATCATGGCAACTTCAGCGGTGAAAGCGGCACAGATGATCTGACGTGTCACAGTCTCGGAAGCCGCGTGACCGGGCAACTCGGTCCCTTAACTCTGGATGCCACCCTGGTCGGCCAATGGGGTCGTTACGGCAACGATGACCTGCGAACTTGGGGTGGTCATATTCAACTCGGTCACTGCTTTACGGCCTGGCCGTGGCAGCCGACCATCAATGTTGACTACAGCTACGCCTCCGGTGATCGCGATCCCGATGACGGCACCCGCCAGACATTTCTCGGCGTGTTCGGCTCACGCGACAGCATGTACGGTCGCATCAACCTGTTTTCGTGGAGCAACCTTCACGATGCCCAGGCCACGGTGAGCGCCACACCACGCAAACGTCTGAAGCTGACCATGGAGCTGCACCGATTCTGGCTGGCCGCCAAACAGGATGGCTGGTCGCTTAACAGCAGTGCCTACCGCGACAAAACCGGCCACAGTGGCCGTCATGTCGGTGACGAGATTGACCTGTTTGTCCAGTGGCGTCTTCCAGCGTTACGCCAGATCGATAGGGAGAAAATCACTGTACGCGTTGGCTACAGTCGTTTCTGGCCAGGGGAATTCACCAAGAACGTTGCTGACAATGTAGCTGCCGACTGGCTGTTTGCCCAAATTCAATACAATTATCGGTTTTAGATGATGAGTCCCACCTGGAAACAGCGCCTGTGGCGCATGATCGGACCAACCCTGCTGATTGTCGCTCTCTGGCAGATCACGGCATGGGGTGTCACCAACTTGCGCGGCGTGCCTTTCCCAACGCCGCTGGTCACCCTGCAACGCCTGATGGAACTGTTTGCCAATCAACCTCTGGCCGGGTACAGCCTCTACCATCATATGGCCGTCAGCCTGACACGCTGGCTCGATGCCTTTGCCCTGGCAACCCTGTGCGGCATCAGCTACGGCCTGCTCAGCAGTCGCTGGAACGGGTTGCATACGTTAACCGCGCCCATTCCACAGTTGTTGCTGCTGATTCCCGGCTTAGCATGGATTCCGGTGGCGATCCTGATCTTCGGCATTGGCGAAGGGGCCACCCGCTTCATGATTGCCATGACCGCATTTGCCCCCATTGCCCTGGCCACCATCAACGGCATTAAAGGGGTCAACATTCACTACATTCGGGCGGCCCAGATGCTCGGCGCAACCCCCACCACGCTGTTTTTTCAAGTGCTGTTGCCGTCCGCCCTGCCGGCGCTGATCAGTGGTCTGCGTATCGGTCTCGGGAACAGTTGGCGGGTGTTGGTGGCTGCGGAAATGGTGGTCGGTACGGGCAGCGGTCTGGGCTTTTCCATCATTGAAGCGCGCTGGAGCCTCGACTATCCGTCCGCGCTGGCCTGCGTGGTGATAATCTGCCTGATCGGCCTGATTCTCGAATACGGTCTGATCCGCCCCCTGGAAAAACGCACTCTGGAACGGTGGATGGTACAACGCAGGAGCAACGATGTTTGAATTTGATCACGTCAGCCTGGGCTATCCGACCTCCCGTAATGCCGGGACCAAGTACCCACCGATTATTGACAACCTGACGCTATCGCTGACTGGGGGCGAATTTGTCTGCGTGCTTGGCCCAAGTGGCTGCGGCAAAACCACGCTGCTCAATTTGGCCGCCGGATTTCTCACCCCAGATCAGGGCCAGGTTCGCTTTGACGGCCGCGAGATCAACGGCCCGTCACCGCAGCGCGGCGTGGTGTTTCAGGATGCCACCCTGTTCCCCTGGCGCACCGTGCTCGGCAATGTCATGTTCGGTTTACGCCGCCAAGGGGTTGATCGCCATCAGGCCCGCCTTCAAGCCATCACCATCCTGACCCAGGTCGGACTGGGGGAACACATCGATGCCTGGCCCGTCACCCTGTCCGGCGGCATGCGCCAGCGCGCAGCCCTGGCGCGCATTCTCGCCCTCAACCCTAAAGCGTTACTGCTTGATGAACCGTTCAGCGCACTCGACGCCAACAGTCGTGAACACCTGCAGGACACCTTGCTTGATCTGTGGCAAAAACGACCACGAACCGTGCTCTACATCACCCACAGCGTTGAGGAGGCCGCCTATCTGGCGGATCGAGTGTTGATCTTTGGCCCCGCCCCCAACCACCTGTGTGCGGATCTGCCGGTCACCCTGCCGCGACCACGCTATCGCTCCAGCACTGAAGTACAAAATCTGGCCCGCACCCTGCGCCAGCATCTCAACCAGTTGCCGTGTTGTCTGAAACCTTCGAAGGACCCGTCATGAAGAAAAAACTGATTTTATTTCTGATCCTTTGCGCGTGGCCCATGCTGAGTTATGCGGCAGAACCGTTACGCTTTGCCTTTCAGAACCGCATCGGCAGTGTGCTGCCGATCATTGCCGTCGACCAACGCTTTTTTGCCGCTGAAGGGCTTGACGTCACCACCCAGATGTTCAGCAGCGGCCCGGCCTGTGCCGAAGCACTCACCTCCGGAGCGGCAGACATCGCCACCATGGGTGACACCACAGCACTCATCGCCCTGTCGCGCAACCTGCCGGTACAACTGCTCTTCAGCCATGCCAGCGGCGAACAGCGTCACCGAGTCATGGTCATGAATCCAGCCCTGAAAAGTGTCGACGATCTGCGCGGCAAGCGCATCGGAGTAAAAAAAGGCACCTCCACGTATGGAGGCTTGTTGAAACTACTGAGCCGCAACGGCTTGACAGAACAGGATGTGCGGTTGATCAATCTGCGCCCGGCCACATTGATTGAAGCGCTCCAGGCCGGGTCCATCGATGCCTTTGCCGCCAGTGAGCCGACACCATCCATGGCCGAGATGCGCGATGCCCATCAACTGACCACCCTCGGCGGCCTCGGCAATCACTACCCGATTCTCATTGTCGGCCAATCGCGCTATATCAACGACCATCCTCAACAGCTGGCCGCATTCCGTCGCGGTCTGCAACGTGCGTTGACATTCCTGCATCGCTATCCGCAGCAGGCTGAAAAAATTGTCGCCACCACGCTCAATCTGCCGCCCGATGTCATCAAACAAGCGATGGCCCGCCATGCCTACCACCTCAAACTGGACCAAGAGATTCTTACCAGTCTCGCCGATACCGGCGACTTCCTTTTACAGCAAAAAATCATCCGTCAGCAACCAAAGCTGCCGCAACCGGAGTCAATCCTGGTCAGGAAGTGATCCCGCCCAGATCCAACCTTCACGGCGCGCCACAGCCTCATTGTCCGGTGGACACGTTCGGCCCCGATAAAAATCAGCCGCAGCCAGCACACACACGACGGCATCTGCGGCATCGTCCGAGGCCGTGACAACATCGGTCACCCGCGACCAGTCGAGCACAGCTTCCAGCCCGCTCAGATGGCCGCCTCTATCCCTGACACCATGGACCAGGCGGGTCGCAGCCGGGTACACTTCAATGGCGCGCCAGCGGGCGTCTTCGTCAGGGTCCCAGGCCAGGGGGATCGGCAAGCCGGTAGCATCGCGCAGTTGTTGCAACAGGGTTAACGCCATATGGGCGGTGCGGGCAATGAGATTGGAGCCGACATCAAGCGGCTGTTTGCCAAGGCGCTGTTTAATGGCGGTATCGGTATAACGACGAAACATGGCGTGGGGTTCGGCGGTCAGGCCCATACCCGCCTGATGGTGGGCCAGTTGTTGCCCCATGGCCTCGGGCCAGCCGAGCGGAGCATCCAAACCCAAGATCACGTCATCGTCTTTACTGACCCAGTCGAGGATCAATTCGAGAGCACCGCGCCGGCGGTCGCCAGTCGTGCAGCGCTCTATGATGACGCGATCATCGTGTAAAACACCGAGAGCGACGCCGGTTTTTTGTGGGCGGGTGGCGCAATCGATGCCGATGAAATAGGGCATTGTTTGATCCTTTTTCCTGTAAATTTGAACCAAAACGACAATCAGACATATCAATAGCCAAGGGTAGCACGAAGAGCATCGCCGGTTTTAACTTTAAAGTTCAGTGGGTCGAAACACGGCGCGAATTGCGCTAGCCCATATTATCCGGTCACGCGGCTTGGTACGCACGTGACGTGGGCTTCCGCGCCCACACGTCGGGCCACATTTTGCGTCGACAAAAGTGGCGCAAAATCGACTTCCGTCATTGCACCCTATCGGGTTCCCTCTCTTCGTTCACTTACACCGCGATGTCGGCAAAACTCGCTGACGCTCAAACAGGTTGCCGACGATCATCGCGGTGACATTCACTACGTTCGGTGCTGCTGAACGGAAGGGATGAAGTGCAAAATAACGGGCGACTGTAGGGCGGGCACCGTCCCGCCCGTTTGATCGGTGCCACGGAAGAGGTAGAGAAAGATGCAAAATCGTTATCAAAGCTTTACTCCAAGAATGATGAGTTACACGATTTGCCGAGCTAAAGGGAGGCAAGCCGAATCCGTGAAGTAAAACGGAAACAGACTCAGTGTCAGTGGGTCCAGGTTCAGGAGAAGTTCAGCCGGTTTTTGCATACTTTTGAGCGGCCAGTCAAAAGTATGTCGGCTGCCGGGACGAAACCCGGCGACCTTGACCTTGTCTCGATCTTGAATCTAAGTGGTTAAAAAGCCATCTTACGACAACCACCAGGGCCGCTGCGATTGAAATACGTGGGGCGGATTCATCGGCCGGGTGCGGTAGCGACGTGCTCCTTCCGGCAGCAAGGCCATAAGGCGGTCGATGCGTTGTTGCAGCGGTGGGTGAGTACGCAGCAGCCCCAGTTCTGCCGGGCGCGGCAGGCGAAACACATTCCACCAGCGTTGTTGGGCTCCTTCGAGTTTGACCAGGGCAGAGGCCAAGCCTTGAGGGTCGCCGGTGAGACGGGCGGCATTGAGATCAGCGGCATACTCGCGCACCCTGGAAATCGCCAGATGAGCGAGGCTGCTCAACATTGGTGCCCCCATCACAAGCAACACCACGCCCA
Above is a genomic segment from Desulfuromonas acetoxidans DSM 684 containing:
- a CDS encoding alginate export family protein, with the protein product MTRWPYVLCAAFLLMALSPLLSASEALAASPFSGYIDLRYRYEYQHHFNLKSYGEQPVKGESCDGFWLQRLRIGGRWQASDWLTLAVGMQDSRVFDSDLNSESYFYNKRVDHEKNAYEDQWELYQTYLELTPFRQHNLKLRIGRQSISYGNNRIFGPGNWGNSGSYHWDAVKLSWHKGEHFVDLLWGAHIIHEPEQFSLHHRHENYGGGFYSHVQLSHQWAIEPFYIIKYDDHGNFSGESGTDDLTCHSLGSRVTGQLGPLTLDATLVGQWGRYGNDDLRTWGGHIQLGHCFTAWPWQPTINVDYSYASGDRDPDDGTRQTFLGVFGSRDSMYGRINLFSWSNLHDAQATVSATPRKRLKLTMELHRFWLAAKQDGWSLNSSAYRDKTGHSGRHVGDEIDLFVQWRLPALRQIDREKITVRVGYSRFWPGEFTKNVADNVAADWLFAQIQYNYRF
- a CDS encoding DUF429 domain-containing protein; translated protein: MPYFIGIDCATRPQKTGVALGVLHDDRVIIERCTTGDRRRGALELILDWVSKDDDVILGLDAPLGWPEAMGQQLAHHQAGMGLTAEPHAMFRRYTDTAIKQRLGKQPLDVGSNLIARTAHMALTLLQQLRDATGLPIPLAWDPDEDARWRAIEVYPAATRLVHGVRDRGGHLSGLEAVLDWSRVTDVVTASDDAADAVVCVLAAADFYRGRTCPPDNEAVARREGWIWAGSLPDQD
- a CDS encoding ABC transporter permease, with translation MMSPTWKQRLWRMIGPTLLIVALWQITAWGVTNLRGVPFPTPLVTLQRLMELFANQPLAGYSLYHHMAVSLTRWLDAFALATLCGISYGLLSSRWNGLHTLTAPIPQLLLLIPGLAWIPVAILIFGIGEGATRFMIAMTAFAPIALATINGIKGVNIHYIRAAQMLGATPTTLFFQVLLPSALPALISGLRIGLGNSWRVLVAAEMVVGTGSGLGFSIIEARWSLDYPSALACVVIICLIGLILEYGLIRPLEKRTLERWMVQRRSNDV
- a CDS encoding ABC transporter substrate-binding protein, whose amino-acid sequence is MKKKLILFLILCAWPMLSYAAEPLRFAFQNRIGSVLPIIAVDQRFFAAEGLDVTTQMFSSGPACAEALTSGAADIATMGDTTALIALSRNLPVQLLFSHASGEQRHRVMVMNPALKSVDDLRGKRIGVKKGTSTYGGLLKLLSRNGLTEQDVRLINLRPATLIEALQAGSIDAFAASEPTPSMAEMRDAHQLTTLGGLGNHYPILIVGQSRYINDHPQQLAAFRRGLQRALTFLHRYPQQAEKIVATTLNLPPDVIKQAMARHAYHLKLDQEILTSLADTGDFLLQQKIIRQQPKLPQPESILVRK
- a CDS encoding DUF481 domain-containing protein, giving the protein MFNDIDLNHPVKEGTMNHLRRFAVVTIVLILASTAWGADAPGTWKDQAELAYVDTSGNTDVTTLSAKNKLTYQFTDRVTGLWKVEILNGKSDGERNAESYFTELRSDYACTDLLYYYAQASWLKDRFADIDSRTVLGAGSGYKFLTGPKHHLVGEAGLTYTIEKLTDDSDDEYVGGRLFGQYDYQINDTSTFTQNAELFLDLEQMSNYRLNTETALTTALNSVLSFKTSYVIKYDNEPADGTEHTDTILAASLVANF
- a CDS encoding ABC transporter ATP-binding protein, encoding MFEFDHVSLGYPTSRNAGTKYPPIIDNLTLSLTGGEFVCVLGPSGCGKTTLLNLAAGFLTPDQGQVRFDGREINGPSPQRGVVFQDATLFPWRTVLGNVMFGLRRQGVDRHQARLQAITILTQVGLGEHIDAWPVTLSGGMRQRAALARILALNPKALLLDEPFSALDANSREHLQDTLLDLWQKRPRTVLYITHSVEEAAYLADRVLIFGPAPNHLCADLPVTLPRPRYRSSTEVQNLARTLRQHLNQLPCCLKPSKDPS